The nucleotide sequence GGAAGCTCTGGAAGTCGCCGTGGTGGTCGGCCACCGGTGACAGGCCGCGGGCCTTCAGTTCGGCCTCCACCGTCTTCGTGTTCCACGGCGTGATGCCCCAGCACATGCCGTCGAAGGCGGCGTTCCTGGGCGCGCGGACGAAGCCCGGCCGGCCTCCGCCGCCGGGCGCCGGGGCCGCCGACGGCGGCGGCGTGGGCGGCGCCGGCGGCGCCACGTAGCCGCCGCGCAGCACGAGTCCACCCCAGTCGCCGATGTCGAGCACGGCCTGCGTCCCGTCGTCGCTCCGGATCTTCCAGTTCATCAGCGCCTGGTAGAACGCGGCTTCCTTCGGATAGTCCACGACCTGGCAGGCGAAGTGGTCGAGGAGCACGGTCTGCCAGCCCGTGACGGCGAAGGGCAGCTTCGCCGGCGTCGTGTCGCACTCGGGCGAGCCCTTGCGCGCGCCTCCGCACTGCCCCTGTGCGAAGAGCGTCGTGGGGGGGAGGGCCGAGGCGGGCGCCATCGCCGCCGTCATCCCAAGGGCCGTCAGGAGCTGGCGACGGGACAACAGGCCCCGATCGAATCTGGCGAACAGCGTCTCGAGTTCAGCGCTCATGGTCGTTCCTTCCCGGGTCGTCGGCGGCCCGTCGTGTCACAGCACCCTCGCCTGCCGCATGACGGCCTCGGCCTTGCCCGTGATGTCCATTCGCGATCGTCGCGGGTCCCCCTTGCTGGCACCGCGGCGAAGCGCTCCACGGAGAGCGGCTCAGCATACCCCGCCTCGTTGACGGGTGCTCGAGGACCACGGAGCGGGCGACACCCCGTCGCCAGCTCCTGGCGGGACGGCGTCAGAACTGGATGCGCGCCCCCCACTGAATCTGCCGCGCGTCGCGCGCCGTCGTGTAGGTGGCGAAGCTGCCCGACGAGATCGAGCCGCTCGGGTTCTCGAAGTTCACGGTGTTCAGCAGGTTGTAGGCCTCGAGGAACACTTCGAACCGCGCCTTGGCGCCCGCCCGGAAGGCCTTGGTGGCGCGCATGTCCACGACCCGGTCGCGCGAGGTCCTGGTCAGCTGGTCCATCGTGATGGGCGCCAGGTTCCGCGCCTGGCGCAGGTTGTTGATGATGGCCAGGTTCGCATCGCTCTCGCGGCCGCCCGAGTTCTTCTGCAGGCCGGCCGGCCGGTCCTGGTTGTTGCCGTCGCGGTCCAGGTCGACGCCGGCGATGATGTCCCAGGGGTTGCCCGTGCGCAGCGACACGATGGTCGAGAGCTGGACGCCCCACGGCAGCGGCGCGATGGCCGACACCGAGAGCGCGTGGCGCCGGTCGTTCTCGTCGGGGCCGCGGTCGTCGTTCCCGAACGTGTTCCAGGGATCGGTGTTGAAGCTCGCGTTGTCGTTCGTGTTGTCCGAGATGGCCTTGGCCAGCGTGTAGGACACCTGCCAGGTCGTGCTCTTGAAGCGCTTGCGGAGCTGCGTCTGCAGGGCGTCGTAGGTGGAGTTGGTCAGCGAGTTGATGAGCGTGACGGAGCCGAACTGCGGATACGGGCGCGGGTTCGAGGCGATGGGGCCGCGGGCCGGCAGGTTGGCGTCGCGTCCCGTCTGCAGGTCCTTCTGGGCCTGGTGGATCAGGTCGACCTCGAGCGAGGTCTGGCCGGGCAGCATCTTGGCCACGCCGATCGTGGCGCTGATCACGTACGGCAGGCTCAGGTCGTCGCCGGGCAGGTACAGCGCGCGGCCACCGGCCGTGCGGATGTAGTCCTCCAGCGTCCGACCGCCGAGCGCCGCCGTCTGGTCGGGATAGAACTGCAGCAGGTTCGGGTCCGTGATCTCGGCCGTGAACTGGTTGCTCACGACGTCGCCGCGGATGTTGAACCACGGGCGGTTGCGGCCGGAGTACAGCCCGTAGCCACCCCGCACCACGGTCTGGCCGCTGCCGGTGACGTCCCAGGCGAAGCCCACGCGCGGCTGGATGTTGTTGAGGTCGTTGCCGCGGTCGGCGGTCACGAGGTTCTCGAGGCCCGCGAACTGCGGGTTGGCCAGGAGGTCGGCGATGAGATCGGGACTCCGCAGGTTGGAGTCGAAGTCGTAGCGCAGCCCGAGGTTGAGCGTCAGGCGACCGAGCCGGACGTCGTCCTGCGCGAAGAAGCCCCACTCGGTGTTCCTGTAGTTGCGGGTCGCCGGGCCGCTGCCGACGGTGAACCGCGTGGGCCACGTGGTACGGTCGGCCCGGTCGAACGGCCGATCCGTGTTGAACTGCCACACGCCGGCCCCGTAGTAGTCGGCCAGGTAGTTCAGGTCCTCGAACGACATGCGGACGCCGAACTTCGTCGAGTGGCGGCCCGTGGACCAGAAGAAGGTGTCGTTCATCGTGTAGCGCTTGCGCGGGAAGCCCTGCGGCAGGTTCGGCGAGCGGCCCGAGGTGAACGACGGGCGGATCACCTGCGTGTCGGTGGTCGTCTGGAAGCGCTGGGTGTCCTGGTCCATGAACTGCACGACCAGGTTGTTCAACATCGATCCGCCGAGCGTCCAGTTCCAGCTCGCCGACACGTCCGAGAAGTCGAGCGCCGTGTTCTCGGCCAGCTCGTAGTCTTCGACGATGTCGTCGTTGTCGTACAGGTAGCGGACGCTGAACGCGTGATTCTGGTTGGCGGTGTAGTCCAGCTTGGCCTGGCCGAGCTTCGCGCGCGTGCCGTTGTCGTAGACGCCGTTGAACTGGCCGGCGAAAGGATTCGCGGCCGGCAGCGCGATGATACGGACGGAGTTCTGCCGGTTGTACTCGAAGGTGCCGAACAGGAAGGCCTTGTTGCGGATGAGCGGGCCGCCCAGGGCGGCGCTGAAGCGTGTCGCGTCGAACGGCGGCTTCGACCGGGCGAACGCGTTCTTGGCGTTGAGCGAGTCGTCGCGGCCGAAGTAGGAGACGCGGCCGCTCAGGTCGTTGGTACCCGAGCGCGTGACGACGTTCACCACGGCGGTGCCGGCGCGCGAGTACTCGGTGTCGAACTGGTTGCGCAGGACGCGGAACTCCTGCACGGCGTCCTGGCTGACGTTCACGATGGCGAACCCGTAGATCGGGTGGTCCATCACGCCGCCGTCGATCTGCATCGAGTACATGCTGCGGACGTTCGTGCCGCCGAACGCCGTCGAGATGCCGAAGCGGCCGTCGGCCGTGCGGGCCGGTCCGCCGCCGGGCAGGAGCTGGGCGAGACCGACGAACCCGCGGTTGAGCACCGGCAGCTCCGACAGCTGCTCCTGGTTGACCACGGCGGACAGGTCGGCCTTGCTGGTCTCGATCTCCACCGCCGACCGCCCGACCACCTGGACGCTCTCCTGGATGGCGCCGACGGCGAGGGTGACCTTCAGGTCGGCCACCTGGCCCACGGTCAACACCACCTGCTTCACGTCGGGGCCGAAGCCGACGAGCGACGACTCCACGCTGTAGGGGCCCGGCTGCAGCGCGGGGATGCGAAACGCGCCCTGCTCGTCGGTGACGACGACGCGCTCGACGCCTGTGGCCGTGTTGACGACGGTCACGGTCACGCCGGGCAGGGCGCTGCCGGTGCTATCGCCGACGGCGCCGCGGAGTTCGGCGGTCTGCGCCGATGCGGCCGGCGGGGCGGCGAGCGCGGCCGCCAGCACGAGGCCGAGGACGATCCAGGGGAAGGCTCGCGGGGTGGCGTACATGGGGTACCTCCATCACGTGCACGGCGTTCAGGATCGGACGGCGGCCGGCGGCACGTATCCGTGCCATCTCCATGGGGGATGGATAGTCGTCGACTGTCCGACGCGGCGCATGATACCACCGGGGCGGCGCCGCCGAGCGGCACCTCGGGCCGCACGGGCGGACGGCGATCCGTGCCGGGAACGGGGATCGCCGGCAGGCGCCGGCCCGGCGTCACATCACGGTCGCGCGGCGCATCACGGCCTCCGCCTTCGTCGCGATCTCGCGGGCGATGACCGTGGGGTCGCCCTGCTGGAAGCGCGCAGCGAAGAGTTCGACCGAGAGCGGACCGGCGTACCCGGCCTTGGCCAGGGCCTGCAGGATCGCCGTGAGCGGCGACACGCCGTCGCCCGGGATCTCGCGGGTGGTCAGCGAGAGCAGCTCGCGCTGGATGGCCGGCACGTCCTGGAAGTGCGCGTGCCCGATGTCGCCCGGCCGCAGGAGATCCAGGTCGGCCAGCTTGTTGAGGCCCGACCAGAAGTGGTAGCAGTCGAACACGATGGCCACGTTCGGGTGGGCGGCCGCCCGCACGAGGGGCAGGAGCGTTGTCAGGGTGGAGGCGAAGACCGACTGGCGCACGAACTCCACCATCACGACCAGGCCGTGCTGCCGCCCGATCTCACCCAGTTCGTGGAGACGCTCGGGCGCCGAGGCATACCCCTCCGGCGTGGGCGTCACCGCGGAGGCCGTGGTCGTGTAGGTGCGCGTCAGGCCCAGGGTGGCCAGCGTCTCGCACTGGGCCTTGAGCGCGTCGAGCGCGGCCGCGCGGTCGGGATTCGGCTCGATGAGGCCGCCGGCGCCGCACGAGGCCGAGACCGGCGTCAGGCCGTTGTCGGCGAGCACCCGCTTCGCGGCGGCCACCGACTCCGTCTTCACGAACGCGTCCAGCACGTTCCAGGCGAGCTCCACCTGCGTGATCCCCGCCCGCGCCCAGCCCTCGAGCGACCCGCGGTAGCCGGCGCGCGCCGACGTGTTCTGGTGCAGCGCCAGCGTCATGGTGGGAGCCGCCCCTGCGGCCAGGACCTCGGCGGCCAGCAAAGCGGCGGGCGACAGCAGGATCTCGCGTCTCGACGGCGGCATGGGCGTCTTCCCTCCAGCGGGTGCGCCTATCCTACGCCGCCTGCGCCGCCGCGCCGCCCGCGGGGCGTCGGGCGTCGTTTGAACCGGACGGCTTGATCCGGGCCGCCGGCGACCAGACAATCGCGGCAGCCGCCATGCCGAGACCCACGCCCCGCTCCTGCCTCGCCGCCGCCGTCACCGTCGCCCTCGCCGCCGCCACCCTGCGGGCCGCCCAGCCGGACGGCGGCTGGACGGCGGTGGCCGCCCGCTTCCAGCAGGGCGTCACGGCCGCGGGCATCGTCGGGGCGAGCGTGCTGTTCGTGAAGGACGGCGTCGTCGCGCACCGCGCGGTCGCCGGCCTGCAGGATCGGGCCACGGGCCGGCCGGTGGACGCCGACACGATCTTCCACTGGGCGTCGATCACCAAGACCTTCACCGGCGTCGCCATCATGCAGCTGCGCGACCGCGGGTTCTTCTCGCTGGACGATCCGGTCGTGACGTACGTCCCCGAGCTGGCCGAGGTGCACAATCCCTTCGGCGACATGTCCCAGGTGACCATCCGTCATCTGATGTCGCACAGCGGCGGCTTCCGCGCCGGGACGTGGCCCTGGGGCGGCGACCGGCCGTGGCACCCGTTCGAGCCCACGCGGTGGACCCAGCTGGTGGCGATGATGCCCTACACCGAGCTGCAGTTCCGTCCGGGCACGAAGTACAGCTACTCGAATCCCGGCGTCATCTTCCTGGGCCGGATCATCGAGCGCTTCTCGGGCGACGATTACGAGATGTACGTCACCAAGAACATCCTGATGCCGCTCGGGATGACGCGCACGTTCTTCGACCGGGCCCCGGCGCACCTGCTGGCCCGGCGCTCCCACAGCTACGCCGGCACCGGCACGGACCTCGCCGAACAGCCCTTCGACTTCGACACGGGCATCACCGTCTCGAACGGCGGCCTGAACGCGCCGCTGGACGACATGGCGAAGTACCTCGCGTTCCTCATCGACGGCAACGACGCCATCCTGAAACGCTCGTCGCTCCTCGAGATGGCCACGCCGCAGATCCGGGCGGCGGACGGCGAGGGCGGCAGCGGCGACGACGTCCAGGCCGGCCTGTCCTGTTTCATCGAGCGCCACGGCGGCGTGGAGCTCGT is from Vicinamibacterales bacterium and encodes:
- a CDS encoding VOC family protein, translating into MSAELETLFARFDRGLLSRRQLLTALGMTAAMAPASALPPTTLFAQGQCGGARKGSPECDTTPAKLPFAVTGWQTVLLDHFACQVVDYPKEAAFYQALMNWKIRSDDGTQAVLDIGDWGGLVLRGGYVAPPAPPTPPPSAAPAPGGGGRPGFVRAPRNAAFDGMCWGITPWNTKTVEAELKARGLSPVADHHGDFQSFHVKDPDGFALQISNGSRQNRRTTPATGKTSAPAPFESTPWKTVWLDHISFEVSNYKETAAFYHALLGWTLGEDEGSQNTCQIGDVGGIIIRRGNRGPVAPGAPRRASMGHISFGITPFDPDAVKAELTTRGLNAREDTGGRGDIHTAPYKSYHTTTPNGFDLQISATTKATRNDG
- a CDS encoding carboxypeptidase regulatory-like domain-containing protein, yielding MYATPRAFPWIVLGLVLAAALAAPPAASAQTAELRGAVGDSTGSALPGVTVTVVNTATGVERVVVTDEQGAFRIPALQPGPYSVESSLVGFGPDVKQVVLTVGQVADLKVTLAVGAIQESVQVVGRSAVEIETSKADLSAVVNQEQLSELPVLNRGFVGLAQLLPGGGPARTADGRFGISTAFGGTNVRSMYSMQIDGGVMDHPIYGFAIVNVSQDAVQEFRVLRNQFDTEYSRAGTAVVNVVTRSGTNDLSGRVSYFGRDDSLNAKNAFARSKPPFDATRFSAALGGPLIRNKAFLFGTFEYNRQNSVRIIALPAANPFAGQFNGVYDNGTRAKLGQAKLDYTANQNHAFSVRYLYDNDDIVEDYELAENTALDFSDVSASWNWTLGGSMLNNLVVQFMDQDTQRFQTTTDTQVIRPSFTSGRSPNLPQGFPRKRYTMNDTFFWSTGRHSTKFGVRMSFEDLNYLADYYGAGVWQFNTDRPFDRADRTTWPTRFTVGSGPATRNYRNTEWGFFAQDDVRLGRLTLNLGLRYDFDSNLRSPDLIADLLANPQFAGLENLVTADRGNDLNNIQPRVGFAWDVTGSGQTVVRGGYGLYSGRNRPWFNIRGDVVSNQFTAEITDPNLLQFYPDQTAALGGRTLEDYIRTAGGRALYLPGDDLSLPYVISATIGVAKMLPGQTSLEVDLIHQAQKDLQTGRDANLPARGPIASNPRPYPQFGSVTLINSLTNSTYDALQTQLRKRFKSTTWQVSYTLAKAISDNTNDNASFNTDPWNTFGNDDRGPDENDRRHALSVSAIAPLPWGVQLSTIVSLRTGNPWDIIAGVDLDRDGNNQDRPAGLQKNSGGRESDANLAIINNLRQARNLAPITMDQLTRTSRDRVVDMRATKAFRAGAKARFEVFLEAYNLLNTVNFENPSGSISSGSFATYTTARDARQIQWGARIQF
- a CDS encoding sugar phosphate isomerase/epimerase, coding for MPPSRREILLSPAALLAAEVLAAGAAPTMTLALHQNTSARAGYRGSLEGWARAGITQVELAWNVLDAFVKTESVAAAKRVLADNGLTPVSASCGAGGLIEPNPDRAAALDALKAQCETLATLGLTRTYTTTASAVTPTPEGYASAPERLHELGEIGRQHGLVVMVEFVRQSVFASTLTTLLPLVRAAAHPNVAIVFDCYHFWSGLNKLADLDLLRPGDIGHAHFQDVPAIQRELLSLTTREIPGDGVSPLTAILQALAKAGYAGPLSVELFAARFQQGDPTVIAREIATKAEAVMRRATVM
- a CDS encoding serine hydrolase domain-containing protein, yielding MPRPTPRSCLAAAVTVALAAATLRAAQPDGGWTAVAARFQQGVTAAGIVGASVLFVKDGVVAHRAVAGLQDRATGRPVDADTIFHWASITKTFTGVAIMQLRDRGFFSLDDPVVTYVPELAEVHNPFGDMSQVTIRHLMSHSGGFRAGTWPWGGDRPWHPFEPTRWTQLVAMMPYTELQFRPGTKYSYSNPGVIFLGRIIERFSGDDYEMYVTKNILMPLGMTRTFFDRAPAHLLARRSHSYAGTGTDLAEQPFDFDTGITVSNGGLNAPLDDMAKYLAFLIDGNDAILKRSSLLEMATPQIRAADGEGGSGDDVQAGLSCFIERHGGVELVGHSGDQNGFISHLYVHRPTRSGYVVSFNTNVTSTQAPRTTTRQVDDDLREAIAGAFWTPGGR